The genomic DNA CCTTTTTGTGCACGTAGGAGCAATGTCTGTGGCCTGCAGCTGTCTGTTAGTACAGAGACGTTAGGAGGACGGTGAAATTAGGCTGTTCTCAGAGTATCTGCACGCTGCTGTCACAGCCAGGAGCCCAGCTGTAGCTGCACTGCAGGCGCCTGCCCCGCTGGTGCCGGTGCCGCTGTTGTGCCTGAGCCAGGTGGGAAACATCACGGGCTTCATTAGTGCTAATTGCAGGAAACGTTCCTGTCTTATGGGGAGTCTTGGCCTTGCCCTATTTGCAGTCATAATCCTGTTAGAAAGTTTTTCCCTTGCTGCATGCTGGATGTTCTCAGGAGCACGCCTCGCGGGGCTGAGAGGGGCTGACTGATCCCTAAGAGATCTTCCAGCTCGGCGTTTCGGGCGGGCAGCTGCAAGCTGAGCAAAggctgggggaggaaaggggtgGCAGGGCTCCTTGCAGGCCTTAACGCggtgtttttctccctctgcagaGACGTCAGAAGAGGAGGATGCCCCGTCCTTCGCTCCCTCCAGCTCTGTTGATGGCAATAACACAGACTCAGAGTTCGAGAAGGGTTTGAAGCACAAGCCCAAGGCCCAGGAGCCCCCCAAAACCATCACCCCGGTGAAGGATGAGTATGAATTTGATGAGGACGATGAACAGGACCGGGTCCCGCCAGTCGATGACAAACATTTGCTGAAAAAGGATTACAGAAAAGAGACTAAAGCAAACAGTTTCATTTCCATACCCAAAATGGAAGTGAAAACTTATACTAAAAATAACACAATTACACCAAAGAAAGCTGCCCACCGCATCCTGTCGGACAGCTCGGACGAGGAGGAGACCAGCGTTGCTGTGGGGACGGGGGAGAAGCTGCGACTTACGACCCACTCGATATTGCCCAGCAGCAAGATTCGGGAGCCTGCCAGCACAAAGCCgcagaaggagaaaagcaaagtaaaaaagaaGCGGAAGAAGGAGACGAAAAGCAAAGAGGTTCGatttggcaaaaaaaatgacaaattttgtTCCTCTGAATCAGAGAGTGAAAACGTGGAGAGTGAGGAGGATGACAGAGACTCTCTTCAGAGCTCTAGCTGTGTAAAGGACTCCAGGCTAGTGCTAAAAGAATCCTCCTTGTTTAACTCTCTGTCTGCCTCATCGACCTCTTCTCATGGGAGTTTAGGCTCCCAGAAACATAATCCTAATCTTACAGAACAGCACTCCAAGCACTGGAGGACGGACAATTGGAAAACCATATCTTCTCCAGCTTGGTCAGACGTCAGTTCCTTATCGGACTCCACAAGGACGAGGCTGACGAGCGAGTCAGACTACTCGTCCGAGGATTCGAGCTTAGAGTCGCTAAAGCCAGTCAGGAAGAAACCagagcacaaaaagaaaaacaacccacacaacactgtttctgagaaaaagaaTTCATTCCATAGCAATGTGGATGGAGCAATTCCAAAGCTGGACAAGGAGGGGAAGGttgttaaaaaacataaaacaaaacataaacataaaaacaagGAGAAGGGACAGTGTCCCATCAGCCAAGacattaaaataatcaaaactttttcttttgagtttGAGGACTCTAAACAAAAGCCTGAGAAAGGCTTGATAGTAGAGACAGAAAATCCAGTCGAAAACAAATTGAAAGTGTTAAAGCATGAGCGAGAACACtgtaagaaggaagaaaaactccCCAAAGGTaaaggggaggagaaagagtggTTGTTTAAAGATGAGACTGGAAAATCCTCTAAAGAGGAGAAATCATTAAGAAAAGTCAAAGAGGGTAGTAAAGACATGAGCAAATCCTTCAGAGAAGGATTGAGTaaatcagaaaaagagaaacctgTAAAGGAGAAGTCTCCCAAGGAGGAGAAGCCAAGAATACacaaggaggagagaaagaagaagtcAAAGGACAAGCAgtcaaaatctgaaaagaagaaTGAGCTGAAAGAGGAGAAGGTTGCTAaactagagaaagaaaaatccttcaaggaagagaaggaaaaatgcaaaaaagaaaaaatgtacaggGATGAGTCTGGCTTTGATGAGTTTAATAACAAAAACCAATTTCCCGAAAGCGAGGACACAAAGTTCAGCCTCTCGGATGATCAGCAAGAGAGGTGGTTTTCAGACTTGTCTTCTGATTCCTCCTTCGATTTCAAAGGCGAGGATAGCTGGGATTCTCCGGTCACAGATTTCAGGGAGATTAAAAATGACACCGTGGCAAAACTAATCATAGAGCCagtgaaagaggaaattaaagacaagaaaaaggaaaacaaaacgaaggagaagaaagaatacAACGAGAAACGTAATGAAAAGGACGCTTTCTTAAAGAAGAAGGACAGAGACTATGTGGACAAAAGCTCCGACAAGAAAAAGGACCAAACAGAAAGACACAAAGCTGCTCCTAGCTATTTGCctgaaaaggacaagaagagGAAGGATTCTGCAGAAAGCGtcaaggagaggaaagaaaaagatacaggTGAAAccaacaaagacagaaaagattCCTCTGATGGCTCTAAAGACCGGAAAGACAGTAAAACAAAGCAGGAGGAGCCCTATCGAGATGACTTCAAAGAATATGGCTGTGAAACCTTCTTCAAGGACAAGTCTGATGCTGAGTTCAGTGGCAAAACCCTGGAGAGCTGGGAGCGGCACCAttctgggaaggaaaaggagaagaaagatgcTCCcgacaaggaaaaaaaagaaaaagtgaagcCAGAGAAGTACAAGGAAAAATCCAAAGAAGGCGACaaggagaaaagtgaaaaagctgCACCGGAGAAAATCCCAAAAGACAAAGAACTCGAAAAGggtttcaaagagaaaaaagaaagtaaggaaaaatacaaagacctgcacagcaaagacaaagaaaggaagagcTCCTTCGACCAGGTcaaagagaagaaggagaagaactTTGTGGATCGAGAGGACTTCTCCGAGAAAAAGGATGAGAAGAAAGGCAAGGAGAAGAGCTGGTACAGCATCGCGGACATCTTCACAGACGAAAGCGAAGACGAGAGGGATGATTACAGCCTGACTGGGTTCAAAGTCAGCGAATCCGTTGGGGGCGAAATGCACCGGCTGGACAGCCTGCAGGAGAAGGACGAGGGCGCAGCGGCCGAGAAGGAGCTGTACCCCGAGAAACACCGCAAGTACTCCTCCGACCGGCAGCACTcgggagagaagcagaaagataaGGACTccaaggagaagaagaaggacaAAGGAACATCGGaaggggggaaggagaagaaggagaagagttcctttgaaaaacacaaggaaaagaaagagaaggattCTTCGGAGAAGTACAAAGACAGGAAAGACAGAACATCCATAGACTCCAACCAAGAGAAGAAGAACAAGCAAAAGCTCCCGGAAAAGGTTGAGAAGAAGCACGCCAGTGATGACAAGGTGAAGAACAAGCATAAGGAGAAGCTGGACAAGGAGCATTCCAAAGAGAAAAAGTCTTCGAAAGGGGGAGAGTCAGAGAAGAGCCTGCTGGAAAAATTGGAGGAGGAGGCTCTGAATGACTACAGGGATGACTCCAACGACAAAATCAGCGAGATCTCTTCTGACAGCTTCACAGACAGAGGACAGGAGCCGGGACTGACCAGCCTCTTCGAGTCTTCGAATCTCTCTCTTACTGATGCCTCTGAAGAAAAGTTCAAGGACGCCCTCCCGTTACCCTGCCTGCAGGACAAACTCAAGGAGAAGGAGCGACACCGGCATTCCTCATCGTCATCAAAGAAAAGCCacgagaaagaaaaagcaaagaaggaaaagacggagaaaaaggaaaaatcagatgAATTTAAGGActccagcagcagaaaggacTCCAGTCATTATGAAAAAGATTTCTCTGTGGATGGGGAGGCTTTCAGCACTTCCTACAACATGAAGGCAGAGCCTGATGAGGAACCAGAGAAAAGCATTGAttacttattttctgaaaagaaagacaaaaatgattCTGAAAGAGAGCTGTCAAAGAAGGcggaaaaagaaaagacttacGGTTCCAGCGCCATCAGCACagctaaagagaaaaagaagcgAGATAAACACAAGGAGAaatggaaggaggaaaaggaaaagcacagagaCAAACACGCAGATGGCTTCTTTAAGCATCACAAAGACGAGCCAAAGTCAACACTCAAAGAGAAGGACAGTCCTCAAGTTACCACCTTCAAGGACAAATCAAAGGAGGAAAACCTCAAATTCGGTGAAACCAAACTCAAGGAGAAGCTCAAGGAGAACCAAGAGAAAGACAAATCGGAGTCAATAAAAATCAGCAACGGCAATGAAAAAATAACCCTTTCCAAAGACAGCGGCAAGAAGGATGCCAGGCCCAGGGAGAAGCTGCTGGGAGACGGTGACCTGATGATGACCAGCTTCGAGAGGATGCTGAGCCAGAAGGACCTGGAAATCGAGGAGCGCCACAAAAGGCACAAGGAGAGGATGAagcaaatggagaaaatgaggCACAGGTCCGGAGACCCCAAGCTGAAGGACAAAATTAAAAGCTCGGAAGACGTTCGCAAGAGGAGTCTGGATCTGGCAACAAAGAAGCCGTTAACGCTGGACACCCAGCTCAAGGACAAGAAGCTCAAGGAGCTGGGCCCGCTGACCCCCATCCTGTCACCAGAAAACAAACCCCAACCCGCCGTGGGCACGGACTCCAAGGACTGGATCACGGGCCCTCAGCTGAAGGAGATCCTCCCGGCCTCCCCCAGGCCGGATCAGAACCGGCCGACGGGCGTCCCGACCCCGGCATCCGTCGTGTCGTGCCCGAGCTACGAGGAGGTGATGCAGACGCCCAGGACTCCTTCGTGCAGCAACGAGGACTACACGGACCTGATGTTCGAGTGCGCGGACTCGCAGCACTCGCTGCCCATATCCACCATGTCCATGAACGCCTGCTCTCCATCCTTCTTCGACAGATACGCCAACGTTTCGGGGGGCCTCCCCGAGAACCCGAGCCAGACCCCGACCCGCACCATCCCCTCCACGAACCTCTATCGCTCCATCTCTGTCGATATCAGAAGGGCGCCCGAGGAAGAGTTCACCGTTGGAGATAAATTTTTCAGGCAGCAAAGCGTCCCGGCGACATCGAATTACGACTCTCCGGTGCAGCATTTAATGGAGGAAAAAGTTCCCCTTCCTTCTGTTCCCACCGAGAAGTTCCAGTGTCTGTCCCCTGGGTATTACTCACCGGATTACGGGGTTTCGTCCCCAAAAGTGGAGGCTTTGCACTGTCCTCCGGGGGCTGTCAGCGGAGTCGCCCAGTCTCCTGAAAGTGTCTTTTCTGGTTTACAAGCAAAATCCTCCCCTTCGCACAGAGACGAACTGCTGGCTCCTTCGGTAGAAAGTGCTCTTCCCCCTGACCTTGGCATGCCGTTGGACACCACGGAGGAGCAGCAGGCCACCGCCTCCATCATGCCCCCAGAACCCACCTACCTGCCACCGATCGAGGAAAACCATTTCAGTTCGGGTCtaccagaacaaaacaacatagACTGGGATAACCCTCCTGCCAGAAACCCCGAGGCCGCGCTGCCTCCCAGCTTGATGGCTAACACAGCCGAGCACCCTGTCACCTGGTCCATGGGCTCAGAGCTTCTGATGAAATCTCCCCAGAGGTTTTCCGAGTCCCCCAAGCCTCCGCTCTGTTCCCTAGAGCCGATTCATCCTCCACCAGTAGCCTTCATCCCCACAGACACGTCCTACCCCGTTTCTCCGATATCTTACCCTCTGTCGGTGTCCGAGCCGGGGCTCGATGAAGTCAAGGAAGATGCTGAGGAAGCGGTGCCGGGGGAAATAGCGAATGCTGAAGAGCAAGCGCCCTACATGTCCCCCACGAGGTTAGACACCTTCTTCAATAACTGCAAGCCTCTTCCAGAGGAAGCACCCGAGATACCTCCGGAGCCCCCCTGTGTGCCAGCAGAACCTCAGGCAGAAGCTGTTAGCGCGCCAGAGAACAACTATTTGGAAAACAACACCGCCGCCCCGGCAAACACAGAGGAGGCGGTGACGTGGCCCGATCCGTTCACCAACAACGAGGATGATTTGGACCTCGGCCCCTTCTCGCTGCCGGAGCTGCCGCTGCAGCCTAAGGACGTGGCGGAGACGGAGATGGCCGAGGCGGAACCGGTGGAAGAAACCCCGGTGACAGCTTCAGAAACCAGTACCAGTGTCATCAAAACCGGCGCGCCTGCGGTAGCTGCTGGGGACGCGGAGGAGCCCCCGGGCAGCCAGGCAGCCGCTGCCCTGCCGCTGGAAGCAGAGCCACAGGCGGAGGAGCAGAAATCGGAGGCGGCGGCGCAGGAGGCCACCTCGGAAGCAGTGAGCGGAGCTGAGGAAAAAGGTGGGGAGGACGCGGAAGCGCAGCCTCTCCAGCCGACCTCGTCGGAGTCTGCTCAGGCTGAGAGCAAGGAGGTGGAGGcggtgcaggaggagctgtcCTCCTCCGGCGGGGCTCCggacagcagctcccaggcGTGTCCCCCACCCGCAGCCAGCGCCGAGGGCAGCGCCGTGCCGGAGAGCGCCGCGGCACGCGCGGGGAGCCAAGTCTCTTCCTCCCAGCCCGACGCGCCTCCGGGGAACGCGCAAGCAGAAATTGTTGAACCGGTACAAAAACCGGTAGCAGAAGCTCCCAAACCGCCCAAAATAGAAGAGATTCCTCAGCGGATTACCAGGAACCGGGCTCAGATGCTCGCCAACCAAAACAAGCAGAACGCCGCGGCTTCTGAGAAGGAATTTCCTCCTGTTTCTGCGCCTGCCACACGTGCCAAAGGCCGCATTACGGAGGAGGACGATTCCCAGACTCAGCACCCGCGCAAACGCAGGTTCCAGCGCTCcaaccagcagctgcagcagcagatcaACACGTCCACCCAGCAGACCCGGGAGATGATACAGCAAACTCTGGCAGCTATCGTAGACGCTATAAAATTGGACGACATCGAACCTTACCACAGCGACAGATCCAACCCCTACTTCGAGTACCTCCAGATCAGGAAAAAGATTGAAGAGAAGCGGAAAATCCTCTGCTACATTACTCCCCAAGCTCCTCAGTGCTACGCTGAGTACGTCACCTACACGGGCTCCTACCTGTTGGATGGCAAGCCTCTCAGCAAGCTCCACATCCCAGTGGTGAGtcgctccctgctcctgcagcggGTGGTTTAAAGCACAGCATCGGGGGCTCTGCCCTCCCttgctgccaccagcacagccagatTGTCCCCTCGTGCACCCACGATGGCAAAACCAAGCCTTGCTAAGTGGATGGCTGCGTGCTAAATGCATCCTCTGAGATGTGTTTCTGCAGAGGAGACCTTAGGCTGTGCTTAGGAACCTGAGGTTTGTTCGGGTTTTAGGGCGAGTTTATACAAATCCACTGGGTTCGAGGCCAGAAGGCAAAATGGCTTTTACAGGCAGCGCAGTAACTGGATAAAGAACCTGGGAGATTGCAGGAAAAAGAGAGCTGCCCTTAACTCCTGCCTCCCTTTTACCCAGCCTCGGTGCTGCAGCCACAAATCCGGGCtctggctggaggaggagggtcaggccctgccctcctccctgctgcagcccctccaaaaTACCCAGGTCTGGCAGGATTCGTGCTGCCCGTTCCGAGCAGCCCGAGCGTGGGTTACTCTGTGTGAATTCAGCCACAATTTGCCTGCCCCAGCACCGTGCTGGTTGTAGCCCACGGTCACTTCTGCTCCTGCCGGTGTTTCTCTGGCTGTTCACCCCCTTGCTTGGACGTGCTCTACCCCCTGCCCTTGCTCGTGGCCGTGCCGGGAGCTGCCGTACCCCCAGCTCTAACCCCGTGCTGTCTGCCCGCAGATCGCCCCGCCACCATCGCTCGCGGAGCCCCTGAAGGAGCTCTTCAAGCAGCAGGAAGCCGTCAGGGGGAAGCTGCGGCTCCAGCACAGCATAGAGCGGGTAAGGCAGCGCTCCGAGGAGTCCCTGCTCGGGAACGGCTCCTGAATTTGCTTTGCTGGGGAAACCCAGGCTGCCCCGCTCACCGCTCTGTTTGCTCTCCCCAGGAGAAGCTCATTGTCTCCTGCGAGCAGGAGATTTTGAGGGTTCACTGTCGGGCAGCGAGGACTATCGCGAACCAGGCGGTGCCCTTCAGCGCCTGCACCATGCTGCTGGACTCCGAGGTCTACAACATGCCTCTAGAAAATCAGGTCAGTGCCTGTCTTGGTGGTGAAGGAGCCTCTCAGAGGTGCTGTACACGATCCCGGGGCCGACGGGCTTTTCCAGATGGAAAAGAtagctcccagctgcaggactcGCTGCCCAAAACCTCCCCAGCATGTGCCCGGTTTGGCCAGGCTGGCTCGGTTCCTGGGGGCTCGAGCTGCAGGCGGTGGGCATGCAGGGGAGGGAACACATCAGGAGCACGGTGACACGGGGAGCACCGTGTCTCTGTAGAAGCAGAGATGGCTCACGTTCATCAGGGAGTCTCAGGACACTCTGTCCTTCTTGATCAGGATCATTGCACGTTTGAGGGATTTATTTTACTGCACTCTGGGATGTCTTTATCCGCCAAATAACAGGGAGAGAGCCATTAAATTAACTTGTATCCGAATACCGGCTTTGGAAGGGCCAGACTGATGCACAGCCCACAGAACACGGGCATTTCTTCCCCTGCTTTCACGTGGTTCTGTgccagagctgggtgagtgcaGCCTGCCCTgtgagagcagaggggcacagcCGCGGCCGTGCCACCCCGCCAGACCCTCTGCAGCCCGGAGCAGTTTTGTTTCGTCAAGCATGTGCCGTAAGAGGGGTCTGAGTATGGCCTATTACACCTTTGACtgtttaaagtgaaaaaaatatataaataaatctccATGCAATTCCCTTTTGATGTCTTCTGCTTAGGGAGACGAAAACAAATCGGTCAGAGACCGTTTCAACGCGCGACAGTTCATTTCCTGGTTGCAAGACGTGGATGACAAGTACGATCGGATGAAGGTGAGAGGCGCGGGCGTGATGCTGGGAGCAGGTCCTGCTGCTCGGCGCCCCGGGGAGGCTTTTGGTGACAGCGGCCCCAGCCACGGGGCTGGCAAAACACTCACTTGGCTGGGCTGGGCGCTGCTTTGGgaagctgtattttttgtgGTTTCCAAAAATCTGCTGGGCGCAGGCATCCCTGGATGGTGTGGGCAGCACAGCTGGTGGGAAGGGCTCTCTCCTCGTCTTTGGGGCCAGCGATGGCAAGAATTGAATCCTGTCCTGGGACCTCTGCGAAGCTTTGGGGGCTTCCCAGATGTCCTGAGTCCCGGTTCCCGTTCCGTGAGGCCGTGCGGGGTGTCCCTGGCTCCACGTGCTGTGCTGTTCCGTGTGATCCCTGCGGATCCCCAGCTTTTGCTGGGTGTTACCAGCAGCGGGAGCTTTTCCTGCCCTGTCCCTCTCACCCCTCACCTctgcctgtttttattttcccccatcCAGACGTGCCTGCTCATGCGACAGCAACACGAGGCTGCTGCCTTGAACGCGGTGCAAAGGATGGAGTGGCAGCTGAAGGTGCAGGAGCTGGACCCCGCGGGGCACAAATCCCTCTGCGTGAACGAGGTGCCCTCGTTCTATGTGCCAATGGTCGACGTGAACGATGACTTTGTGCTCTTGCCGGCATGACAGTTCCAAACCAGGAGACATCACTGAAAACTGGCAAGGACGGGAAGCCCTCCGAGGTCGGGCGGTCGAGCTCACATTCACCCTTACCGCTTGCTGATGAATCCCTggtcagaggaggaggaagcagctatcggcagaaaacaaaacaataagaaaaaaaaaaattgcactttCTTCACAGCGCGTCCCTCGCTCCCGGACTGACGGCAGCTCCGCCGGGCAGCGGGTCGGGGCGCATCTCCTTTCCAACCGGCTGCTGCGGCAGGGAGGCAGCCGGTCCGCGCGGGCAGCGAGCACTCACCGGCGACGGGACTGGCAGAGGCGTGGAGGGAGGAGGCCAAGGACACCATTTGTgtgttgcagaagctgctgagcgGGGCCAGCAACCACGTTGATCCATGTACTTGTGAACACAGCGATTTCCAGCTCTCTGTTTTCCACCGCTCTGCGGATCTGCGCGCAGAGAAGCTGCAGTAGGAAAcaatggggggaggggggggtgttTGAGTTTCTGTTCCATCCTGGGTAtgtctaaaacaaaacaaaaacaaaacaacaaaaaaaaacaaaacaattag from Anas acuta chromosome 10, bAnaAcu1.1, whole genome shotgun sequence includes the following:
- the ANKRD11 gene encoding ankyrin repeat domain-containing protein 11, producing MPKGGCSKTPQPEDFSLSNDMVEKQTGKKDKDKVSLTKTPKLDRSDGGKEVKERATKRKLPFTVGTNGDQKDSDTEKQGPERKRIKKEPATRKPGLLFGMGLSGIRAGYPLSERQQVALLMQMTAEESANSPVDTTPKHPSQSTVCQKGTPNSASKTKDKVNKRNERGETRLHRAAIRGDARRIKELIIEGADVNVKDFAGWTALHEACNRGYYDVAKQLLAAGAEVNTKGLDDDTPLHDAANNGHFKVVKLLLHYGGNPHQSNRKGETPLKVANSPTMVNLLLGKTTYPSSEESSTETSEEEDAPSFAPSSSVDGNNTDSEFEKGLKHKPKAQEPPKTITPVKDEYEFDEDDEQDRVPPVDDKHLLKKDYRKETKANSFISIPKMEVKTYTKNNTITPKKAAHRILSDSSDEEETSVAVGTGEKLRLTTHSILPSSKIREPASTKPQKEKSKVKKKRKKETKSKEVRFGKKNDKFCSSESESENVESEEDDRDSLQSSSCVKDSRLVLKESSLFNSLSASSTSSHGSLGSQKHNPNLTEQHSKHWRTDNWKTISSPAWSDVSSLSDSTRTRLTSESDYSSEDSSLESLKPVRKKPEHKKKNNPHNTVSEKKNSFHSNVDGAIPKLDKEGKVVKKHKTKHKHKNKEKGQCPISQDIKIIKTFSFEFEDSKQKPEKGLIVETENPVENKLKVLKHEREHCKKEEKLPKGKGEEKEWLFKDETGKSSKEEKSLRKVKEGSKDMSKSFREGLSKSEKEKPVKEKSPKEEKPRIHKEERKKKSKDKQSKSEKKNELKEEKVAKLEKEKSFKEEKEKCKKEKMYRDESGFDEFNNKNQFPESEDTKFSLSDDQQERWFSDLSSDSSFDFKGEDSWDSPVTDFREIKNDTVAKLIIEPVKEEIKDKKKENKTKEKKEYNEKRNEKDAFLKKKDRDYVDKSSDKKKDQTERHKAAPSYLPEKDKKRKDSAESVKERKEKDTGETNKDRKDSSDGSKDRKDSKTKQEEPYRDDFKEYGCETFFKDKSDAEFSGKTLESWERHHSGKEKEKKDAPDKEKKEKVKPEKYKEKSKEGDKEKSEKAAPEKIPKDKELEKGFKEKKESKEKYKDLHSKDKERKSSFDQVKEKKEKNFVDREDFSEKKDEKKGKEKSWYSIADIFTDESEDERDDYSLTGFKVSESVGGEMHRLDSLQEKDEGAAAEKELYPEKHRKYSSDRQHSGEKQKDKDSKEKKKDKGTSEGGKEKKEKSSFEKHKEKKEKDSSEKYKDRKDRTSIDSNQEKKNKQKLPEKVEKKHASDDKVKNKHKEKLDKEHSKEKKSSKGGESEKSLLEKLEEEALNDYRDDSNDKISEISSDSFTDRGQEPGLTSLFESSNLSLTDASEEKFKDALPLPCLQDKLKEKERHRHSSSSSKKSHEKEKAKKEKTEKKEKSDEFKDSSSRKDSSHYEKDFSVDGEAFSTSYNMKAEPDEEPEKSIDYLFSEKKDKNDSERELSKKAEKEKTYGSSAISTAKEKKKRDKHKEKWKEEKEKHRDKHADGFFKHHKDEPKSTLKEKDSPQVTTFKDKSKEENLKFGETKLKEKLKENQEKDKSESIKISNGNEKITLSKDSGKKDARPREKLLGDGDLMMTSFERMLSQKDLEIEERHKRHKERMKQMEKMRHRSGDPKLKDKIKSSEDVRKRSLDLATKKPLTLDTQLKDKKLKELGPLTPILSPENKPQPAVGTDSKDWITGPQLKEILPASPRPDQNRPTGVPTPASVVSCPSYEEVMQTPRTPSCSNEDYTDLMFECADSQHSLPISTMSMNACSPSFFDRYANVSGGLPENPSQTPTRTIPSTNLYRSISVDIRRAPEEEFTVGDKFFRQQSVPATSNYDSPVQHLMEEKVPLPSVPTEKFQCLSPGYYSPDYGVSSPKVEALHCPPGAVSGVAQSPESVFSGLQAKSSPSHRDELLAPSVESALPPDLGMPLDTTEEQQATASIMPPEPTYLPPIEENHFSSGLPEQNNIDWDNPPARNPEAALPPSLMANTAEHPVTWSMGSELLMKSPQRFSESPKPPLCSLEPIHPPPVAFIPTDTSYPVSPISYPLSVSEPGLDEVKEDAEEAVPGEIANAEEQAPYMSPTRLDTFFNNCKPLPEEAPEIPPEPPCVPAEPQAEAVSAPENNYLENNTAAPANTEEAVTWPDPFTNNEDDLDLGPFSLPELPLQPKDVAETEMAEAEPVEETPVTASETSTSVIKTGAPAVAAGDAEEPPGSQAAAALPLEAEPQAEEQKSEAAAQEATSEAVSGAEEKGGEDAEAQPLQPTSSESAQAESKEVEAVQEELSSSGGAPDSSSQACPPPAASAEGSAVPESAAARAGSQVSSSQPDAPPGNAQAEIVEPVQKPVAEAPKPPKIEEIPQRITRNRAQMLANQNKQNAAASEKEFPPVSAPATRAKGRITEEDDSQTQHPRKRRFQRSNQQLQQQINTSTQQTREMIQQTLAAIVDAIKLDDIEPYHSDRSNPYFEYLQIRKKIEEKRKILCYITPQAPQCYAEYVTYTGSYLLDGKPLSKLHIPVIAPPPSLAEPLKELFKQQEAVRGKLRLQHSIEREKLIVSCEQEILRVHCRAARTIANQAVPFSACTMLLDSEVYNMPLENQGDENKSVRDRFNARQFISWLQDVDDKYDRMKTCLLMRQQHEAAALNAVQRMEWQLKVQELDPAGHKSLCVNEVPSFYVPMVDVNDDFVLLPA